The following proteins are encoded in a genomic region of Tenacibaculum sp. 190524A05c:
- a CDS encoding nuclear transport factor 2 family protein: MKINTITTILVLTLVLTNCKTPNKETDSEQSTEQQIKKDNKMELTNKEKVVALLNSFNTGDKTPISYINPEKYIQHNLAVGDGLAGFGEVMKAAPPQGFKANVVRAFQDGDYVFTHTEYDFFGPKAGFDVFKFEDGKIVEHWDNLSEVTPPNPSGRTQFDGTTEITDSGKTEANKNIVKQFAEEVLMNGKMDNLTTLINPTKYIQHNSAVADGLDGLGAALKYFAENGLVMEYDKVHKVLGEGNFVLTISEGKFGKGDHVAYYDLFRLENGQIVEHWDVIQPIPEKSEWKNDNGKF; encoded by the coding sequence ATGAAAATCAACACTATCACAACAATACTTGTATTAACACTAGTATTAACTAATTGTAAAACTCCTAACAAGGAAACTGATTCTGAACAAAGTACTGAACAACAAATAAAAAAAGACAATAAAATGGAATTAACAAACAAAGAGAAAGTAGTAGCACTTTTAAATAGCTTTAATACTGGAGACAAAACTCCTATTTCTTATATCAATCCAGAAAAATATATTCAACACAACTTAGCTGTTGGTGATGGATTAGCTGGATTTGGAGAAGTAATGAAAGCTGCTCCACCACAAGGATTTAAAGCAAATGTAGTTAGAGCATTCCAAGATGGAGATTATGTATTTACACATACAGAATATGATTTCTTTGGTCCAAAAGCTGGTTTTGATGTATTCAAATTTGAGGATGGTAAAATTGTAGAGCACTGGGATAATCTATCTGAAGTGACTCCTCCAAACCCTAGTGGAAGAACTCAATTTGATGGAACTACGGAAATTACCGACTCTGGTAAAACTGAAGCCAATAAAAACATTGTAAAACAGTTTGCTGAAGAAGTATTAATGAATGGTAAAATGGATAATCTTACAACATTGATTAATCCAACAAAATACATTCAACATAATTCTGCCGTTGCAGACGGTTTAGATGGTTTAGGAGCTGCTTTAAAATACTTTGCTGAAAACGGACTAGTAATGGAATATGACAAGGTTCATAAAGTTTTAGGTGAAGGTAACTTTGTACTAACAATTAGCGAAGGAAAATTTGGTAAAGGAGACCATGTAGCATATTATGATTTATTCCGCTTAGAAAATGGACAAATAGTTGAACACTGGGATGTAATTCAACCGATTCCAGAAAAATCTGAATGGAAAAACGATAATGGAAAATTTTAA